One Panicum virgatum strain AP13 chromosome 3N, P.virgatum_v5, whole genome shotgun sequence DNA segment encodes these proteins:
- the LOC120663851 gene encoding translation initiation factor IF-2-like isoform X2 — MESKGGCCLAPRYGAAAWQMGRIMLKFRPIAPKPAAMAPVPTPAPVPVTAAGAGAGRGKRKAVGGGGRRGRKPKRAATVAPVVAAPAAAGDCRKDKDCDKEKSRSRSSSSSGMTSVDSSPPPPPQQARQPATLPLMPVSPVEEKPAVAAATGEPAPVASMAPAPAAGAQPVPPRPVLLPAAAASSWVTVEEVTATWRDGEEAPSSAAADAPAFVSDQWGRVTWTNAAFARAVSADGDEEARAVGLAGALPAWGTCAGFTCRVRVVRHASSATPRRGGGGGGSSVVAPCDVWRLDAGGCYLWRLDLQAALTLGGLPHYS; from the exons ATGGAGAGTAAGGGAGGGTGCTGCCTCGCGCCGAggtacggcgc cgcCGCGTGGCAGATGGGGAGGATCATGCTCAAGTTCAGGCCTATTGCGCCcaagccggcggcgatggcgcccGTCCCGACCCCGGCGCCTGTGCCGGTGACAGCGGCGGGTGCGGGGGCAGGGAGGGGGAAGCGGAAGGCCGTGGGCGGtggggggaggagggggcggaaaCCCAAGAGGGCGGCGACTGTTGCGCCGGTAGTTgctgctcctgcggcggcgggggactGCAGGAAGGACAAGGACTGCGACAAGGAGAAGTCGCGGTCCcggtcctcgtcctcgtcgggGATGACGTCCGTGGActcgtcgccgcctccgcctccgcagcaggCGCGGCAGCCGGCGACGCTGCCGCTCATGCCCGTGTCGCCAGTGGAGGAGAAGCCTGCCGTTGCTGCTGCGACGGGGGAGCCGGCCCCGGTGGCGTCtatggcgcccgcgcccgccgcgggaGCACAGCCGGTGCCTCCGCGGCCGGTGCTCCTTCCCGCTGCGGCGGCTTCCTCCTGGGTGACTGTGGAGGAGGTGACCGCGACGTGGCGCGACGGGGAGGAGGCGCcgtcctccgcggccgccgacgccccGGCGTTCGTGTCGGACCAGTGGGGCCGCGTGACGTGGACTAACGCCGCGTTCGCCCGGGCCGTGTCCgcggacggcgacgaggaggcgcgggccgtggggctcgccggcgcgctcccggcgtggGGCACCTGCGCGGGGTTCACCTGCCGGGTGCGCGTCGTCCGGCACGCGAGCAGCGCCaccccgcgccgcggcggcggcggcggtggctcctcCGTGGTGGCGCCCTGCGACGTGTGGCggctggacgccggcggctgCTACCTCTGGCGGCTGGACCTGCAGGCGGCGCTCACCCTCGGCGGCCTCCCCCACTACAGCTAG
- the LOC120663851 gene encoding translation initiation factor IF-2-like isoform X1 — protein MESKGGCCLAPRYGAAAAGQQQQAGAAWQMGRIMLKFRPIAPKPAAMAPVPTPAPVPVTAAGAGAGRGKRKAVGGGGRRGRKPKRAATVAPVVAAPAAAGDCRKDKDCDKEKSRSRSSSSSGMTSVDSSPPPPPQQARQPATLPLMPVSPVEEKPAVAAATGEPAPVASMAPAPAAGAQPVPPRPVLLPAAAASSWVTVEEVTATWRDGEEAPSSAAADAPAFVSDQWGRVTWTNAAFARAVSADGDEEARAVGLAGALPAWGTCAGFTCRVRVVRHASSATPRRGGGGGGSSVVAPCDVWRLDAGGCYLWRLDLQAALTLGGLPHYS, from the coding sequence ATGGAGAGTAAGGGAGGGTGCTGCCTCGCGCCGAggtacggcgccgccgcggctgggcagcagcagcaggcgggcgcCGCGTGGCAGATGGGGAGGATCATGCTCAAGTTCAGGCCTATTGCGCCcaagccggcggcgatggcgcccGTCCCGACCCCGGCGCCTGTGCCGGTGACAGCGGCGGGTGCGGGGGCAGGGAGGGGGAAGCGGAAGGCCGTGGGCGGtggggggaggagggggcggaaaCCCAAGAGGGCGGCGACTGTTGCGCCGGTAGTTgctgctcctgcggcggcgggggactGCAGGAAGGACAAGGACTGCGACAAGGAGAAGTCGCGGTCCcggtcctcgtcctcgtcgggGATGACGTCCGTGGActcgtcgccgcctccgcctccgcagcaggCGCGGCAGCCGGCGACGCTGCCGCTCATGCCCGTGTCGCCAGTGGAGGAGAAGCCTGCCGTTGCTGCTGCGACGGGGGAGCCGGCCCCGGTGGCGTCtatggcgcccgcgcccgccgcgggaGCACAGCCGGTGCCTCCGCGGCCGGTGCTCCTTCCCGCTGCGGCGGCTTCCTCCTGGGTGACTGTGGAGGAGGTGACCGCGACGTGGCGCGACGGGGAGGAGGCGCcgtcctccgcggccgccgacgccccGGCGTTCGTGTCGGACCAGTGGGGCCGCGTGACGTGGACTAACGCCGCGTTCGCCCGGGCCGTGTCCgcggacggcgacgaggaggcgcgggccgtggggctcgccggcgcgctcccggcgtggGGCACCTGCGCGGGGTTCACCTGCCGGGTGCGCGTCGTCCGGCACGCGAGCAGCGCCaccccgcgccgcggcggcggcggcggtggctcctcCGTGGTGGCGCCCTGCGACGTGTGGCggctggacgccggcggctgCTACCTCTGGCGGCTGGACCTGCAGGCGGCGCTCACCCTCGGCGGCCTCCCCCACTACAGCTAG